Proteins co-encoded in one Desulfitobacterium hafniense DCB-2 genomic window:
- a CDS encoding MerR family transcriptional regulator: protein MQIKEVCEKCKLTKKAIEYYESKNLIHPQILENGYRDYSDADIAVLKEISVLRKCGVSIADIAEILTSSNKPAALAKCKYITELRMQRLNDIQKCMDSLIANYDINREFDYLQTLDEYLYTIKEKLVFAFPGNYGLYVSMHFGRFLNGTIDTDEKKYAYDAIVQYLDRVDLYLPAELSEFLEALFNASEKIDAAKIEEETNGKMHEMLADTDGYLERNREEIEQYIEFKSSDEYQNSEAGKFQRYMLNFQKESGYQEVLIANMKILSPAYAEYLKKVKAANDIMLKKFPKAKDMYELN from the coding sequence ATGCAGATAAAAGAAGTTTGTGAGAAGTGCAAGCTAACCAAAAAAGCAATAGAATATTACGAATCTAAAAACCTGATACATCCGCAGATACTCGAAAACGGATACAGGGATTACAGCGATGCTGATATAGCTGTACTGAAAGAGATCTCCGTGCTTAGAAAATGTGGCGTCAGCATTGCCGATATTGCAGAGATACTAACCAGCTCAAATAAACCCGCGGCTTTAGCCAAGTGCAAATATATCACGGAATTACGTATGCAGCGTTTGAATGATATACAAAAGTGTATGGATAGCCTGATTGCTAATTACGATATAAATCGTGAATTTGACTACCTGCAAACGCTTGATGAGTACTTATACACCATAAAAGAAAAATTGGTTTTTGCTTTCCCCGGAAACTATGGCCTTTATGTATCTATGCATTTTGGCAGATTCTTGAATGGAACAATTGACACGGATGAAAAAAAATATGCCTATGATGCTATTGTACAGTATCTTGATCGTGTGGATCTGTATTTGCCTGCGGAACTTTCTGAATTTCTGGAGGCGCTTTTCAATGCCAGTGAAAAGATAGATGCGGCAAAGATTGAGGAAGAAACAAACGGAAAAATGCATGAAATGCTTGCTGATACAGACGGTTACTTAGAACGCAATCGGGAAGAAATTGAACAGTATATTGAATTTAAAAGTTCTGATGAGTATCAAAATTCCGAAGCAGGCAAATTTCAAAGGTATATGTTGAATTTTCAAAAAGAAAGTGGCTATCAGGAAGTTTTAATAGCTAACATGAAAATACTCAGTCCCGCTTATGCCGAGTACCTTAAAAAAGTTAAAGCCGCAAATGACATTATGCTAAAAAAGTTTCCAAAAGCAAAGGATATGTATGAATTAAACTAA
- a CDS encoding AAA family ATPase, whose protein sequence is MSRGIIVFGSNGSGKSTLGRELARILNFKYMDIEDYHFIKSEIPYTVERTREDRLNLMLADIEKSGSFVVSAVVGDFGEEISSRYNFAVFISAPLETRVERIKQRAYEQHGERICEGGDMYEQHLKFVDFVASRPLSRTEQWAKTLVCPVIHIDGTKSISENTELVVEEYLHNLSSKELRR, encoded by the coding sequence ATGTCGAGAGGCATAATTGTTTTTGGATCAAACGGCAGCGGAAAATCCACTCTGGGACGAGAGCTGGCGCGTATTTTGAATTTTAAGTATATGGATATTGAAGATTATCACTTTATAAAATCAGAAATTCCATACACAGTAGAGCGCACACGTGAGGACCGTTTAAATTTAATGCTTGCCGATATCGAGAAAAGTGGTTCATTTGTTGTTTCTGCCGTCGTTGGTGATTTTGGTGAGGAAATTTCATCGAGGTATAACTTTGCTGTATTTATATCAGCACCACTTGAAACTCGTGTTGAACGCATAAAGCAAAGAGCTTATGAACAGCATGGAGAACGTATCTGTGAAGGCGGTGATATGTACGAGCAGCACTTAAAGTTTGTTGACTTTGTGGCATCACGGCCTCTATCAAGAACTGAGCAATGGGCAAAAACTCTTGTGTGTCCTGTCATACATATTGATGGCACAAAATCTATTTCTGAAAATACAGAACTGGTTGTTGAAGAATACTTACATAATTTATCCTCCAAAGAGCTGCGAAGATGA
- a CDS encoding MFS transporter produces MLIKTEHWQRSFYTLWAGQAVSLITSAVLQMAIIWHLTEETGSAMVLSIATLVGFLPQAILGPFIGVLVDRYHRKYVMIGADLLIAAVGLMLALASLAMELPVWLIMVVLFLRSVGTAFHSPALNAVTPLLVPEDQLTKCAGYTQSIQSASYILGPALAALLYAVWDLNSIILVDVAGAVLASILTAFVFIPRLEAGESAAQGNLMLEMKEGYSALRSNKGLFALLWVGALYMLFFMPINALFPLMSMKYFGGTTFHASLVEIVFAAGMLVGGLVLGVWGGFKNRVMSLAASILLMGVSLMVSGVLPVKGYAVFVLCSTLMGFSAPFYSGVQTALFQEKISPEYLGRVFALLGSVVSVAMPLGLVLSALFADTLGVNRWFLISGILIMGIAVLPALMPGLRNLDRQEDKTA; encoded by the coding sequence ATGCTTATAAAAACTGAACACTGGCAGCGCAGCTTCTATACTCTATGGGCAGGTCAGGCCGTATCCCTGATCACCAGCGCCGTCCTGCAAATGGCCATCATTTGGCACCTTACCGAAGAGACCGGCTCAGCTATGGTTCTGTCCATAGCGACTTTGGTGGGATTTCTGCCTCAGGCGATTTTAGGGCCTTTCATCGGGGTGTTGGTCGATCGCTATCATCGTAAATATGTCATGATCGGCGCCGACCTTCTGATTGCCGCCGTAGGCCTGATGCTGGCCCTGGCTTCCCTGGCCATGGAACTGCCCGTGTGGCTGATTATGGTGGTTTTATTCCTGCGCAGTGTGGGTACCGCCTTCCATTCTCCAGCCCTGAATGCGGTGACACCGCTTTTGGTCCCGGAGGATCAATTGACAAAATGTGCCGGCTATACTCAGTCCATTCAGTCTGCCAGCTATATACTGGGACCCGCCCTGGCGGCTCTTCTCTATGCTGTCTGGGATCTTAACTCCATCATCCTTGTGGATGTGGCGGGAGCTGTTTTGGCCAGCATCCTTACGGCGTTTGTGTTTATTCCCAGGTTAGAGGCCGGGGAGAGCGCAGCTCAGGGAAATCTAATGCTGGAGATGAAAGAGGGGTATTCAGCGCTTCGCTCAAATAAGGGCTTGTTTGCCCTTCTATGGGTGGGGGCCTTGTATATGCTCTTCTTTATGCCCATCAATGCCTTATTTCCCCTGATGAGTATGAAATATTTTGGCGGAACCACCTTCCATGCTTCCCTCGTGGAGATCGTCTTTGCGGCAGGGATGCTGGTGGGAGGACTGGTCCTGGGAGTCTGGGGAGGCTTCAAGAACCGTGTTATGAGCCTTGCCGCTTCCATTTTGCTGATGGGAGTCAGTCTCATGGTATCAGGAGTGTTGCCGGTGAAGGGCTATGCCGTCTTTGTTTTGTGCTCGACTCTCATGGGCTTTTCCGCCCCCTTTTATAGCGGAGTACAAACGGCTTTATTTCAAGAAAAGATCAGCCCGGAATATCTGGGACGAGTCTTCGCTTTATTAGGCAGCGTTGTTTCCGTAGCTATGCCTCTCGGCCTGGTGTTATCCGCTTTGTTTGCGGATACACTAGGGGTGAATCGTTGGTTTCTTATCTCGGGAATACTGATCATGGGAATCGCAGTGCTGCCAGCCCTCATGCCTGGATTGCGAAATTTGGATCGGCAAGAAGATAAGACAGCCTGA
- a CDS encoding alpha/beta fold hydrolase, protein MPNATLADGKLHYLDRGAGKPLVFIHGLGADLSFHDPQIEFFSRTHRVICPELRGNARSSKLTGPIHKILDIQCQDLAALMEQLGIEQTVLAGTSYGGVFCFNFVLRYPEKVSGLIIGDALGDTRISSFREALLMLVEYLGLWGVYLPKPVLIAMMRHQYKPWPYARDHVVNFVRGMRRTEFLLQLLAMNRIKFTPYLKQVSCPALGIVGEENKVGVGWMKSAMKEIPQSSLAIVPHALDPTNLCQPEEYNRLVKEFLERLNYI, encoded by the coding sequence ATGCCAAATGCAACTCTCGCCGATGGAAAGCTACATTACTTGGATCGTGGAGCAGGTAAGCCCCTGGTCTTTATTCATGGACTGGGGGCTGACCTGAGCTTCCACGACCCGCAGATTGAGTTTTTCAGCCGGACTCACCGGGTCATTTGCCCGGAGCTGCGGGGCAATGCCCGCTCCAGCAAGCTCACCGGCCCTATCCACAAAATCCTGGACATCCAGTGTCAGGATCTGGCGGCCTTAATGGAGCAATTAGGCATAGAGCAAACCGTTTTGGCGGGTACATCCTATGGGGGTGTTTTCTGCTTTAATTTTGTGTTGCGTTATCCGGAGAAGGTTTCCGGGTTGATCATTGGGGATGCTCTGGGGGATACCCGAATAAGCAGTTTCAGGGAAGCCCTGCTTATGTTGGTGGAATATTTAGGGCTATGGGGTGTTTACCTCCCCAAACCTGTACTGATTGCGATGATGAGACATCAATACAAACCATGGCCTTATGCCCGGGACCATGTGGTGAACTTTGTCCGGGGCATGCGCCGGACAGAATTTCTGCTTCAGCTTTTGGCGATGAATCGAATTAAGTTTACTCCCTATCTTAAGCAAGTGAGCTGCCCTGCCTTGGGAATTGTCGGAGAGGAAAATAAAGTAGGGGTAGGCTGGATGAAGAGTGCTATGAAGGAGATTCCCCAGTCCTCCCTGGCAATCGTTCCCCATGCCCTTGATCCGACGAATCTGTGTCAGCCTGAGGAATACAACCGCTTAGTGAAGGAATTTCTGGAAAGGTTGAACTACATATAA
- a CDS encoding ABC transporter ATP-binding protein has translation MNILKRFISYYKPYRLLFYTDMLCAIIVSAIDLSFPMILSYLINRVFIQGREAILNTIMVVGIALLAMYIIKYFCQYFIVSYGHIMGAKMETDMRRDLFTHLQKLSFSYYDKRNTGELMSRLVADLFDISELAHHGPENLFISILKIVGSFVILMTLNVQMTLALSIVTLVIIVFSLYKNKVMQPIFSDNRVKIAKVNSSVQDSLAGIRVVQSFANEGIEKKKFAHSNEAFLESKTGAYKVMGGFHAWNSFFEGLLYIVVVVTGGIHIANGTLRPSDLAVYILYINIFINPIDVLINFTEQFQKGYAGFKRFVEVLETHPDIKDEPGAKPLTQIKGDIEYQSVSFGYDEEESHVLDQVSLKIKAGETIALVGPSGGGKTTLCSLLPRFYEVTSGTITIDGQDIRKVTLASLRNAIGVVQQDVYLFDGSIKQNIAYGKAGATDEEIIEAAKKANIHEFISSLEEGYDTYVGERGVRLSGGQKQRLSIARVFLKNPPILILDEATSALDNESERYIQKSLEELAQNRTTIVIAHRLSTIRNADEIIVITDEGIKERGNHQELLEIEGIYAHYYRMQFEGLEG, from the coding sequence GTGAATATTTTAAAGCGTTTTATCAGTTACTACAAACCCTACCGTCTGCTTTTTTACACGGATATGCTGTGTGCGATCATCGTATCCGCTATTGATTTATCCTTTCCCATGATTCTGAGCTATTTAATCAACCGTGTATTTATCCAGGGGCGGGAAGCTATTCTGAACACAATCATGGTGGTAGGTATAGCCCTGCTGGCTATGTACATCATTAAGTATTTTTGTCAGTACTTTATCGTTTCCTACGGACATATCATGGGTGCCAAAATGGAAACAGATATGCGGCGGGATCTGTTTACCCATCTGCAGAAATTATCCTTTTCCTATTATGACAAACGGAATACGGGAGAGCTGATGTCCCGGCTGGTTGCGGATTTATTCGATATCTCCGAGTTAGCACACCACGGACCGGAGAATCTCTTTATATCGATCTTAAAGATTGTCGGCTCTTTTGTGATCTTAATGACTTTGAATGTGCAAATGACGCTGGCCCTTTCGATTGTAACCCTGGTGATTATTGTTTTCAGCCTCTATAAGAATAAAGTAATGCAGCCTATCTTCAGTGATAACCGTGTCAAAATCGCCAAGGTGAATTCCAGTGTTCAAGATAGTCTGGCAGGAATCCGGGTAGTCCAATCCTTTGCCAATGAAGGGATCGAGAAGAAGAAATTTGCCCACAGCAATGAGGCTTTCCTGGAATCAAAAACAGGAGCCTATAAGGTCATGGGCGGGTTCCACGCCTGGAACTCTTTCTTTGAAGGGCTGCTCTACATCGTAGTGGTCGTCACAGGGGGCATTCATATTGCCAATGGGACTTTAAGACCTTCTGATCTGGCGGTGTATATTCTTTACATCAATATCTTCATTAATCCGATTGATGTGTTGATCAACTTTACGGAACAATTCCAAAAGGGTTATGCAGGCTTTAAGCGTTTTGTCGAGGTTCTGGAGACCCATCCGGATATTAAAGATGAACCTGGGGCAAAACCTTTAACCCAGATCAAAGGGGATATTGAGTATCAGAGTGTCTCTTTTGGCTATGATGAGGAGGAATCCCATGTTCTCGATCAGGTCAGCTTGAAGATCAAAGCAGGGGAAACCATCGCTTTGGTAGGCCCTTCCGGCGGCGGCAAAACCACCCTCTGCTCCTTGCTGCCAAGATTTTACGAGGTGACTTCCGGAACCATCACCATCGATGGTCAGGATATCCGCAAGGTAACCCTGGCCTCCCTGCGCAATGCCATTGGGGTGGTCCAGCAGGATGTCTATCTGTTTGATGGCAGCATTAAGCAAAACATCGCCTATGGCAAAGCGGGAGCTACCGATGAAGAAATCATTGAGGCAGCGAAAAAAGCCAATATCCATGAGTTTATCAGTTCTCTTGAAGAGGGGTATGACACCTATGTGGGTGAGCGGGGAGTACGGCTTTCCGGCGGTCAGAAACAGCGCCTGTCCATTGCCCGGGTTTTCTTGAAGAATCCTCCCATATTGATTCTGGATGAAGCCACTTCAGCTTTGGACAATGAGAGTGAGCGCTATATTCAAAAATCTCTGGAGGAGCTGGCCCAGAACCGGACCACGATTGTGATCGCCCACCGTCTGAGCACCATTCGCAATGCCGATGAAATTATCGTGATCACTGATGAGGGCATTAAAGAAAGAGGAAATCATCAGGAGCTCCTGGAAATAGAAGGCATATATGCCCATTACTATAGAATGCAATTTGAAGGACTGGAAGGATAA
- a CDS encoding 6-phosphofructokinase codes for MEPIKGEQRDGQSEIRKLAILTGGGDCPGLNAVIRAAVKTACHRGIAVVGIQDGFRGAVEGDFRPLELKDVSGILPRGGTILGTTNRDNPFAYPTQVGEERQVQDRSAEVLDRFKAEGIDALIAIGGDGSLSIAWEFAKQGLKVVGVPKTIDNDLMCTDLTFGFQTAVATAQDALDRLHTTAESHHRIMILEVMGRYAGWIALYAGVAGGADVILIPEIPYQLESIAEAVQRRARLGKHFSIIVVAEGAKPLGGDMVVERTMSGRTDPIKLGGIGAKLAADLEKVTDMETRVTVLGHLQRGGSPIAVDRVLSTRYGVAAVEAALAGDFGMMVALQGQDIVRVPMAEAVHKLKQVEPDDPVLNAARSMGIEFGD; via the coding sequence ATGGAACCAATCAAAGGAGAGCAGCGGGATGGTCAATCTGAAATCAGGAAGCTGGCGATCTTGACCGGGGGCGGAGACTGCCCGGGGTTGAATGCGGTGATTCGTGCCGCTGTAAAAACAGCTTGTCATCGCGGTATAGCGGTGGTGGGAATTCAAGATGGTTTTCGGGGAGCTGTGGAAGGGGATTTCCGTCCCTTAGAGCTTAAGGATGTCTCCGGGATCTTACCCCGGGGAGGAACGATTCTGGGCACCACCAACCGGGATAATCCCTTTGCCTATCCTACACAAGTCGGGGAAGAACGGCAGGTTCAGGATCGTTCCGCTGAAGTGCTGGACAGATTTAAAGCGGAAGGAATTGATGCCCTGATTGCGATTGGGGGTGATGGGAGCTTAAGCATCGCTTGGGAATTTGCTAAGCAAGGGCTTAAGGTGGTGGGTGTTCCCAAAACCATCGATAATGATCTGATGTGCACGGATTTAACCTTTGGCTTTCAGACTGCTGTGGCTACTGCCCAGGACGCTTTGGACCGGCTCCACACCACGGCTGAATCCCACCACCGCATTATGATCTTAGAGGTCATGGGACGCTACGCCGGTTGGATCGCCCTCTATGCCGGAGTGGCAGGGGGAGCGGATGTCATCTTAATCCCGGAAATTCCTTATCAGCTGGAGAGTATCGCTGAAGCTGTCCAGAGACGGGCCCGTTTAGGCAAGCACTTCAGCATCATTGTGGTGGCTGAAGGGGCTAAACCCCTGGGCGGAGACATGGTTGTGGAACGCACTATGTCAGGGAGAACAGATCCCATTAAATTAGGAGGAATCGGTGCAAAGCTGGCGGCGGATTTAGAGAAGGTCACCGATATGGAGACCAGGGTGACTGTGCTGGGACATTTGCAGCGGGGAGGGTCTCCCATCGCTGTGGATCGGGTGCTGTCCACACGCTATGGGGTGGCTGCCGTTGAAGCCGCTTTGGCTGGTGATTTTGGCATGATGGTCGCCCTGCAGGGGCAAGACATCGTCAGAGTGCCAATGGCAGAAGCCGTTCACAAGCTGAAGCAGGTGGAACCTGACGATCCTGTCTTAAATGCCGCCCGCAGCATGGGGATCGAATTCGGGGACTAA
- a CDS encoding DUF456 domain-containing protein produces the protein MSTVALIIAVLLFIIGLLGTVLPILPGAVLIYGGMLIYGLMTEFATLDFNFYLIQGLVFAFIFLVDYLATAAGTRHFGGSKQAGWGAAVGMIVGLFFGPLGILVGPFLGAMGAELLRKTELSQAIRVGFGTLTGLLGGTIIKLGVEILMIVYFFIKI, from the coding sequence TTGAGCACAGTGGCATTGATCATTGCTGTTCTGCTGTTTATCATAGGTTTATTGGGCACTGTTCTTCCTATTTTGCCGGGGGCTGTTCTTATCTACGGCGGTATGTTGATTTATGGGCTGATGACGGAATTCGCCACCCTGGATTTTAACTTTTACCTTATTCAGGGCCTGGTGTTTGCCTTTATTTTTCTGGTGGATTACCTGGCTACCGCCGCAGGAACACGTCATTTCGGGGGAAGCAAACAAGCGGGCTGGGGAGCAGCCGTTGGGATGATCGTGGGACTCTTTTTTGGTCCCCTGGGCATCCTTGTCGGCCCTTTTTTGGGCGCGATGGGGGCGGAATTGCTGCGCAAAACAGAGCTCAGCCAAGCCATTCGCGTAGGCTTTGGCACTCTGACAGGTCTTTTGGGAGGAACAATCATCAAGCTTGGTGTGGAAATCCTCATGATCGTTTACTTCTTTATCAAAATTTAA